Proteins encoded within one genomic window of Theobroma cacao cultivar B97-61/B2 chromosome 7, Criollo_cocoa_genome_V2, whole genome shotgun sequence:
- the LOC18593227 gene encoding protein transport protein SFT2, whose protein sequence is MQAWFSGSSSGDGEQVKEGSSLLADWNSYAASREADESIATGFGFDLESAVRSANDTVSGTFNVVSKGVRDLPGNLQSATSSVPSGKALMYFGLLLATGVFFVFVAFTMFLPVMVLMPQKFAICFTLGCGFIIGSFFALRGPKNQCAHMSSKERLPFTLGFIGSMVGTIYVSMVLHSYVLSVLFSVLQVLALAYYAISYFPGGSAGLKFLTSALTSSVTRCFRR, encoded by the exons ATGCAAGCTTGGTTCTCAGGGAGCAGTAGTGGGGATGGCGAGCAGGTAAAAGAAGGGTCTTCTCTTTTAGCAGATTGGAACTCATATGCAGCTTCAAGAGAAGCAGATGAGAGCATTGCAACTGGGTTTGGGTTCGATCTTGAGTCTGCTGTGAGGTCTGCGAATGACACTGTCTCTGGTACCTTCAATGT TGTTTCAAAAGGGGTGAGAGATCTTCCTGGGAATTTACAATCTGCCACAAGTAGTGTCCCTTCCGGAAAAGCACTTATGTATTTTGGTTTACTTCTGGCTACTGGGGTCTTTTTTGTTTTCGTCGCCTTTACCATGTTTCTTCCAGTCATGGTGCTGATGCCGCAGAAATTTGCAATCTGCTTTACCCTTGGATGTGGCTTTATCATTGGATCATTCTTTGCTCTAAGAGGCCCAAAGAATCAGTGTGCCCACATGTCATCAAAAGAG AGGCTTCCTTTTACGTTGGGATTTATTGGAAGTATGGTGGGTACCATATATGTTTCTATGGTGCTTCACAGCTATGTTCTTTCTGTGCTATTTTCTGTATTACAG GTTCTTGCACTTGCATACTATGCTATTTCTTACTTCCCTGGTGGATCTGCTGGGCTTAAATTTCTCACATCTGCTCTTACCTCTTCAGTAACAAGATGTTTTAGGCGCTGA